A portion of the Oncorhynchus clarkii lewisi isolate Uvic-CL-2024 chromosome 27, UVic_Ocla_1.0, whole genome shotgun sequence genome contains these proteins:
- the LOC139385558 gene encoding zinc finger and BTB domain-containing protein 44-like isoform X1: MVNALQSKYAKTKMGVKTFTHSSPTHSQEMLEKLNALRNEGHLCDVTIRVQDKLFLAHKVVLACCSEFFRSKLVGRPEEEDKFVLDLHHVTVSGFTPLLEYAYTSTLSISTENIIDVLAAASYMQMFAVASTCSEFMKSSILWSAGNMGQEKPQESALGESASSHCALTPLDSSLSPVSSDCSVMERNIPVCRESRRKRKSFIMMSPESPLKCTSQITSPQMPNPSPSSFSETTTQPVDSSLAFPWTFPFGIDRRFHPDKQPKLPESPRRLDQAGPSEVSRRLSDFLACESSIKAPLSLAGPEEDIHVKVERLSDEEVQETLSQPVSASQSSLSDQQTVPCSEQVQEDLLISPQSSSIGSIDEGVTEGLPSMQSTSNAGGHAEDDERLESLQYPYHLYISPSTRPGTNGPDRPFQCPTCGVRFTRIQNLKQHMLIHSGIKPFQCDRCGKKFTRAYSLKMHRLKHEGKRCFRCQICSATFTSFGEYKHHMRVSRHIIRKPRIYECKTCGAMFTNSGNLIVHLRSLNHEASELANYFQSSDFLMPDYLSQVQEEETLGQYELVEHGFEGNHSSVQMPVISQVSSTQNCESSTFPLDPLSLKDENVSEEPKTNGSNSSPDGSEEENSHIKELASITIE; this comes from the exons ATG GTGAACGCCCTCCAGAGCAAGTACGCTAAGACAAAGATGGGGGTCAAAACCTTTACCCACAGTTCCCCCACGCACAGTCAAGAGATGCTGGAAAAGCTAAATGCCCTGCGCAACGAGGGCCACCTCTGCGATGTCACTATCCGGGTGCAGGACAAGTTGTTTCTGGCGCACAAGGTGGTGCTGGCCTGCTGCAGCGAGTTCTTCCGCTCCAAACTAGTGGGCAGGCCTGAGGAGGAGGACAAGTTTGTGTTGGACTTGCACCACGTCACGGTGAGCGGCTTCACCCCTCTGCTGGAGTACGCCTACACCTCCACCCTCTCCATCAGCACGGAGAACATCATCGACGTTTTAGCCGCCGCCAGTTACATGCAAATGTTCGCAGTGGCGAGCACATGCTCAGAATTCATGAAGTCCAGCATCCTCTGGAGCGCCGGGAATATGGGGCAGGAGAAACCGCAGGAGTCGGCTCTTGGCGAGAGCGCTTCTTCCCACTGCGCTTTGACGCCGTTGGACAGCAGCCTGTCGCCTGTATCCTCTGActgcagtgtgatggagaggaacATCCCTGTGTGTCGCGAGTCACGCCGCAAACGTAAGAGCTTTATCATGATGTCCCCAGAGAGCCCACTCAAATGCACCTCGCAGATCACCTCGCCGCAGATGCCCAACCCATCGCCCTCCTCCTTCTCGGAGACCACCACCCAGCCAGTGGACTCTTCCCTGGCCTTCCCGTGGACCTTCCCCTTCGGTATCGACCGGAGGTTCCACCCGGATAAGCAGCCCAAGCTTCCCGAGAGCCCACGTCGTCTGGACCAGGCAGGGCCCTCGGAGGTGAGCCGCCGGCTGAGTGACTTCCTGGCCTGTGAAAGCTCCATTAAGGCGCCACTGTCTCTGGCGGGCCCCGAGGAGGACATACACGTGAAGGTGGAGAGGCTGAGTGACGAGGAGGTCCAGGAGACGTTGTCGCAGCCCGTCAGCGCTTCCCAGAGTTCTTTGAGCGACCAGCAGACAGTGCCCTGCAGTGAACAGGTCCAGGAGGACCTCCTCATCAGCCCACAGTCCTCCTCCATAG GTTCGATAGATGAGGGAGTCACAGAAGGGTTGCCCTCAATGCAAAGTACATCCAATGCTGGAGGTCATGCTGAGGATGATGAAAG ATTAGAAAGCCTCCAGTACCCTTACCACTTATACATAAGCCCTTCAACCCGCCCTGGCACTAACGGGCCTGACAGACCTTTCCAGTGCCCCACGTGTGGCGTCCGATTCACCCGCATACAGAACTTGAAGCAACATATGCTCATCCACTCTG GCATTAAGCCTTTCCAGTGTGATCGCTGTGGGAAAAAGTTCACACGGGCCTACTCCCTAAAGATGCACCGGCTGAAGCACGAAGGTAAACGCTGTTTCCGGTGCCAGATTTGTAGTGCCACATTCACGTCCTTCGGCGAATATAAGCACCACATGAGGGTGTCCCGCCACATAATCCGCAAGCCCCGGATTTACGAGTGCAAAACGTGCGGCGCCATGTTTACCAACTCTGGCAATTTAATTGTTCACCTGCGGAGTCTGAACCATGAGGCATCTGAACTAGCAAACTACTTCCAGAGCAG TGATTTCCTCATGCCCGACTACCTGAGCCAAGTGCAAGAGGAGGAGACTCTGGGGCAGTACGAGCTGGTGGAGCACGGCTTCGAAGGCAACCATTCGTCTGTCCAGATGCCGGTCATCTCCCAGGTCTCCTCCACCCAGAATTGCGAGAGCAGCACCTTCCCCCTGGACCCTTTATCCTTGAAGGACGAAAACGTGTCAGAGGAGCCAAAGACAAATGGCAGTAACAGCTCCCCGGACGGCTCGGAGGAGGAGAACTCCCACATCAAAGAGCTGGCTTCCATTACGATTGAGTGA
- the LOC139385558 gene encoding zinc finger and BTB domain-containing protein 44-like isoform X2: MGVKTFTHSSPTHSQEMLEKLNALRNEGHLCDVTIRVQDKLFLAHKVVLACCSEFFRSKLVGRPEEEDKFVLDLHHVTVSGFTPLLEYAYTSTLSISTENIIDVLAAASYMQMFAVASTCSEFMKSSILWSAGNMGQEKPQESALGESASSHCALTPLDSSLSPVSSDCSVMERNIPVCRESRRKRKSFIMMSPESPLKCTSQITSPQMPNPSPSSFSETTTQPVDSSLAFPWTFPFGIDRRFHPDKQPKLPESPRRLDQAGPSEVSRRLSDFLACESSIKAPLSLAGPEEDIHVKVERLSDEEVQETLSQPVSASQSSLSDQQTVPCSEQVQEDLLISPQSSSIGSIDEGVTEGLPSMQSTSNAGGHAEDDERLESLQYPYHLYISPSTRPGTNGPDRPFQCPTCGVRFTRIQNLKQHMLIHSGIKPFQCDRCGKKFTRAYSLKMHRLKHEGKRCFRCQICSATFTSFGEYKHHMRVSRHIIRKPRIYECKTCGAMFTNSGNLIVHLRSLNHEASELANYFQSSDFLMPDYLSQVQEEETLGQYELVEHGFEGNHSSVQMPVISQVSSTQNCESSTFPLDPLSLKDENVSEEPKTNGSNSSPDGSEEENSHIKELASITIE, translated from the exons ATGGGGGTCAAAACCTTTACCCACAGTTCCCCCACGCACAGTCAAGAGATGCTGGAAAAGCTAAATGCCCTGCGCAACGAGGGCCACCTCTGCGATGTCACTATCCGGGTGCAGGACAAGTTGTTTCTGGCGCACAAGGTGGTGCTGGCCTGCTGCAGCGAGTTCTTCCGCTCCAAACTAGTGGGCAGGCCTGAGGAGGAGGACAAGTTTGTGTTGGACTTGCACCACGTCACGGTGAGCGGCTTCACCCCTCTGCTGGAGTACGCCTACACCTCCACCCTCTCCATCAGCACGGAGAACATCATCGACGTTTTAGCCGCCGCCAGTTACATGCAAATGTTCGCAGTGGCGAGCACATGCTCAGAATTCATGAAGTCCAGCATCCTCTGGAGCGCCGGGAATATGGGGCAGGAGAAACCGCAGGAGTCGGCTCTTGGCGAGAGCGCTTCTTCCCACTGCGCTTTGACGCCGTTGGACAGCAGCCTGTCGCCTGTATCCTCTGActgcagtgtgatggagaggaacATCCCTGTGTGTCGCGAGTCACGCCGCAAACGTAAGAGCTTTATCATGATGTCCCCAGAGAGCCCACTCAAATGCACCTCGCAGATCACCTCGCCGCAGATGCCCAACCCATCGCCCTCCTCCTTCTCGGAGACCACCACCCAGCCAGTGGACTCTTCCCTGGCCTTCCCGTGGACCTTCCCCTTCGGTATCGACCGGAGGTTCCACCCGGATAAGCAGCCCAAGCTTCCCGAGAGCCCACGTCGTCTGGACCAGGCAGGGCCCTCGGAGGTGAGCCGCCGGCTGAGTGACTTCCTGGCCTGTGAAAGCTCCATTAAGGCGCCACTGTCTCTGGCGGGCCCCGAGGAGGACATACACGTGAAGGTGGAGAGGCTGAGTGACGAGGAGGTCCAGGAGACGTTGTCGCAGCCCGTCAGCGCTTCCCAGAGTTCTTTGAGCGACCAGCAGACAGTGCCCTGCAGTGAACAGGTCCAGGAGGACCTCCTCATCAGCCCACAGTCCTCCTCCATAG GTTCGATAGATGAGGGAGTCACAGAAGGGTTGCCCTCAATGCAAAGTACATCCAATGCTGGAGGTCATGCTGAGGATGATGAAAG ATTAGAAAGCCTCCAGTACCCTTACCACTTATACATAAGCCCTTCAACCCGCCCTGGCACTAACGGGCCTGACAGACCTTTCCAGTGCCCCACGTGTGGCGTCCGATTCACCCGCATACAGAACTTGAAGCAACATATGCTCATCCACTCTG GCATTAAGCCTTTCCAGTGTGATCGCTGTGGGAAAAAGTTCACACGGGCCTACTCCCTAAAGATGCACCGGCTGAAGCACGAAGGTAAACGCTGTTTCCGGTGCCAGATTTGTAGTGCCACATTCACGTCCTTCGGCGAATATAAGCACCACATGAGGGTGTCCCGCCACATAATCCGCAAGCCCCGGATTTACGAGTGCAAAACGTGCGGCGCCATGTTTACCAACTCTGGCAATTTAATTGTTCACCTGCGGAGTCTGAACCATGAGGCATCTGAACTAGCAAACTACTTCCAGAGCAG TGATTTCCTCATGCCCGACTACCTGAGCCAAGTGCAAGAGGAGGAGACTCTGGGGCAGTACGAGCTGGTGGAGCACGGCTTCGAAGGCAACCATTCGTCTGTCCAGATGCCGGTCATCTCCCAGGTCTCCTCCACCCAGAATTGCGAGAGCAGCACCTTCCCCCTGGACCCTTTATCCTTGAAGGACGAAAACGTGTCAGAGGAGCCAAAGACAAATGGCAGTAACAGCTCCCCGGACGGCTCGGAGGAGGAGAACTCCCACATCAAAGAGCTGGCTTCCATTACGATTGAGTGA